The genomic DNA GGGCTTTAGTTAGCATTATTGATGTCTTTCACAATCCATGGATATTGTGCCTGATGTGTTGCTGTTTCAGATATTGCAGAATGGACTGCGGTCTGGTTTGATTGTGGGACTTTAATCGAAGTCACTTTGGTCCCGGTGAAAATGTTTCGAGATCCTTTCATTCTTGACCCCAATAAACTGGTGCTGTGTGAAGTGGTTGATAGCAACTGTGTGCCCAAAGGTAACATAGAACTCAACAGTGTCAGCTACATGTACAATATATACAGAGGTCCCTAAGAGGCCCATAGTTTAGATGTACTGCACctactgatttaaaaaaaatttttttttactttttccacaCAGGAAGTAATCAGCGTTCACAATGTGCTAAAGTCATGCAGGCAGTAAGAGAATTTCAACAGACAGGAGTACACACTGTTTGGTTTGGATGGACAGCCCTTTGGTTGGCCTCCTCAGGGATGCCCAGCAATAGGTGtgattaaaaatagatatttgaaTATCGGATTGAACtacaaaaacatactgtatattgaaagTATTATAAagaaatgtgcaattaattttttaaagtttgaaatGTAGTATGTAATAATTGCAGGAACAGTTCAAATTCTTATAGTGATTTTAATTGTAACTGTTTTCTCaccaaatgtttttgtgtgtggttttattCTAAGCATATTGTGCTGTGGGCATTGACAAAGTGTTTGGGAGAGACATTTGTAACTGTCACTATAAAGCCTGTCTGTATGCTGGTGTAAGGATCTGTGGCACAAATGCAGAAGCATTAGCCTCCCAGGTATGAACATCTTGTCTGACTGGTTTTGAACTATTTGATCACCAAATTTGCTAATAGAATAGTAAAATTGTAGCTTGTACATGTGAGTTGAGATGAGGTTAAACTCTGTTACTGAGGGAAATGATACTGAACCGTATCAAGTtgaaagctgcactaatcagtattttatatatatataaatatatatataaatatagtagtagtagtaatatatatatatatatatatagactaaTAGTCAGTTTCATATGACACAGTAAAACATTACTTCATTGAATGTATGTTTGTCTAGCAGTAAAGATACTTACAGTACCATATAAGTGCAACGTCCCTGGTTTGATTTTCCCTATCTCTGTCTCCCCCCATATTTCCTATAAATCTACATGGTATCtgccaaataaatacattacttcaaGGTCACATACAATCTTTTACACATGACACTtataaatgtgatgtgtgtttttgtctcattAGTGGGAGTTCCAGGTCGGCCCATGTGAGGGGATTGAAATGGGGGATGATCTGTGGATGGCCCGCTACATTTTGCACCGTGTCTGTGAAGACTTTGGAGTTGTTGCCTCCTTGGATCCTAATCCCATCAAGTGCAACATTGGTACAGCAAGCTGTCACACCAACTTCAGCACCAAGGAGATGAGGAGCCCAGGGGGACTTCAGTAAGCTTAGACCACTGAGTGACACGCCCAATAACCAAAATAAACGTATCCTGTGCTCCCAGTGGACAGCAAATAGgcatttaaaatgcaaagatAAAATATGTTCTTTGTGAATTTGCAGGTACATTAAAGATGCAATCAAAAGGCTGAGCAAGCATCACTGTCAGCACCTCCGTGTTTACGATGCACACGATGGCGCTGATAACATGAGTCGCCTCACCAGTCAACTCTCTACCTCCAGTTACAATGACTTCTCTACAGCAATAGCCTCTCATTCTGTTAGTGTTCGCATCCCTGGCCATGTCAGTCGGATGGGCTGCGGATACTTTGAGGACAGACGTCCTGCTGCCAACTGTGACCCTTACACTGTGATGAGAGCTTTGGTTGAAACCTGTCTGCTGGAAACTCCTGTGGGAGATGATGATGTGCAATAATGTATTGCCAACTCATGTGCCTTTGTGAAATTTTAAATTAATCTGACTCATGTGCAAGTCCAAAGATGTGTGTTGCATGAATGGTGTGAAACATTAAAGGTAAATTATAAATTAAGCTGACATCAGGCCTGCTTTGTCCTGCAGAAACATGCTAGGGCTAGTCAAGTTTATTTGTACACTTTTTCACCAGGAAACTTGAAAATGGAAATGTAAAGCAAACACAGTTCCTTAATGGAAAACAGACTGTTACAGTATATAACTGGCTCAAAGAATACATGGACTTAGTAGGAATGGAGTAATTCATGGAAAAATAGCAATTACAAAAGTTGAAATACAAAATACTATGGCAAGCAGTTTATAATGCGACAACAGGTTTATCATAGGTAATAAGTTCAGGGAATGGGTCTAGTGAAATGagtcaaataaaataatgcCTATTAAAAAAGTAGACATCTAAGAATATCTATTGTTCACAATAAGTCCAATGTACCAGGTGAATGGTAGAGAGTCAGCGGAAGGGAAGTGAGGCGTGATGGACAACATCATCTTGGATGACTTCTCATTTGTTAAATTAGCCCTTTTAGCTCCTCTTTTCTCAACTACATCCATGTGACATTTATATTTAGTTAATTTtagataaatatataaacagatTCAGTTCAGTGGTTCTTCTTCAGTTCTAAtatccgttttatttatttactcctTAAATAAATCAGTTTCTACAGTATTGACGTGTATTTGTATTCTTTCTTATCTCAGTATTTGCCTGATTTTATTTAGTCACAGTGCTGAAATGTAAAGCATTCTGTATCTTTGTTATGAAgggtgctgtataaataaaaatgattcatTACTGTAGTCTGATGTCGCCCTGTTAACAGCGCGTATTTACGCAGCTCAGTCCTTTATTCCAATAGAACCTCTAATGGTAGCTACATTGAGTGGGAAGGAGAAATAGGACAAAGACACTGGAATATTAAAAAGTAATGGTGAATGAAAGCAAATTAACAtagaaataatttaaaattGCTTGACATGTTTGTCTTTGCTCAGATGTCAAACTTATCTCTGCGCTGCGCGTCACTGAGCTGTGTTGTCAGCAGTGAGTACCAGCTGGTGCTGCATGTGGTCCCCAGTAAATCTGCTCTGCGCACGGAGCAGCAACACAGATCAGTCCGACTGGAGATAAACGCGCGCTCTCTACtattgcttttgtttgtttggattTCTTGTCCTTTTAGTTTGACAAATGGCCGAGCACTGGAAGAGGCAATGAATAACACAACCGGCTTTGCGCTGCTCGGAGCCGGCAGCCGGGAGGAGTTACCGGCGCACCGAGCTTTAACGGGCTGCGTCCTGGCGCTGCTTATCATTTGGACGCTTTTTGGCAACTTCACGGTGTGCGCAGCAGTTTATCGCTTCCGGCACCTGCGCGCCAAAGTCACCAACATCTTCATCGTGTCCCTGGCTCTGTCGGACCTCCTGGTCGCCGTGCTGGTGATGCCGTGGAAAGCTGTGGCTGAGGTGGCTGGTTACTGGCCGTTTGGAGGGTTCTGTAAGACCTGGCTGGCATGCGACATCATGTGCTCCACGGCCTCCATTCTCAACCTGTGCCTCATTAGTGTGGACCGATACTGGGCCATCTCCAGCCCTTTCCTCTATGAGAGGAGTATGAACAAGAAGGTGGCCTCTGTTATGATCGGTGTGACCTGGGCAGTCTCCCTTGTCATCTCTTTCGTCCCCGTGCAGCTGAACTGGCACCGTGCGGAGATGGGTGATCCACATGGGGAGGATTTGACGCTTCTCGGTGTTGATGGGAACTGTGACTCCAGCCTGAGCCGCACATACGCCATCTCCTCGTCCCTCATCAGTTTCTACATCCCCGTGGCTATCATGATTGTCACATACACTCGCATCTACCGGATAGCCCAGATGCAGATCCGGATGATATCCTCTCTGGAGCGGGCGGCGGAGCACGCGCAGAGTTGCCGCTCCAACGTACCTGAACTTTGTCCTCACCGGTTCACGAAAATCGGTGCCAACTCACATCAGCCTCATATCAATCTTCATCCTGATTCTCAGCGCTCCAATCAGTCACACCGGGAGCTCAGAGTCTCCATCAGAAAAGAGACGAAAGTCCTCAAAACTCTGAGCATCATTATGGGTGTTTTTGTCTGCTGCTGGTTGCCATTCTTTGTCCTGAACTGCGCTCTGCCCTTCTGTACCGGACCAGATGACCAGAGGGGGCCATACTGCGTCAGCGAAAAAACCTTTGATGTCTTTGTGTGGATCGGCTGGAGCAATTCGTCCCTCAACCCGGTCATCTATGCGTTTAACACGGACTTCAGAGACGCCTTCCTGCGCTTGTTGCGCTGCCGCGGACGAGGCTGCTGCGCAGTGGTGAGCGCAGCGGTGGAGACGGTGATGGCGAGCAACGAGGCCGGAAACCTAAAGCAGGAGAGCCCACTGAAACAGGACGTCTCCTGTGCCATGAATACCAGGGGAAGCGAGGACAGCGGGAACACAACGGTAACTGTGTTTTATCACAGAGCGACTTCATTGGAGCAGGTCACGGACACTGAGGAAAGTAACGACAAAGACAGACTGACGCAGATACCAATATAAGTGACACAATTTGCAAAGGACCTGGAAAAATATGCAAAGAAGGTGGATAGTGGATAGTACAATCCGACCCCAGTAGGCCTATAGTACAGGGGCGGGAAAGCATTTAAGCACAGTGAATTTACTCCCAGTTCTTTAACATCTATGTGTACAAAAAACAGCTGCATGTAGACAAAGATGTTCCACCTTAGGAGATCTGATGatgacaaaataacaaaataacagaaaaactgTGTTTTCATGAGCATGGTACATCTCTGGGAATAATTGTGTTGGAGCTGTACTTTTTTTAATGGTGTGTGGGCTACATACTGCATAGATCATTTTTGTTCACATGATGTTTAACCAACAAAGACTTTGTAGTCTAGTAGCTTAGTAATGTATTGCATTTTTTGGAAAAATTCATTGAAAGGACTACTTCTCTTTTTCCAGTAGCAAGAAACATATAGACAGGTCCAGATCTGGGTATAAAATGAGGCCTATCAGCAAGATTACATAAAATAGAAGAGGTGACTGGgatttacaatatttttttctgcagttaaatcgatttaaaaagaaaaagaaataagtaATTTCCTTTTTTCGCCGTGGCACTTATTTGAGTCCTTTTCTAAAAAACAGCTATACATgccaaaacaaaacagtaaGGCAGACATTTGATTAGTTCAAAGTCTTGAATCAAATTGGGATAGGTGTGATCATCTCTCCCCTCATTCATTTAGTTTTAGATTAGAATTGATCTTGTACATGGATGATAAAACACCTAAAAATCAAATGGTGAAGTAATATGACACATTTCAAAAGTATTTTCAGATGAATGGTTAccacaaaaaagtcaaatatctcaCCCATTTTACTGTGAAAACACTGACATATATTTAACAGAGGATGGGTATTGTTGGGTTCCATTCAAGGCCTTTCGCCATCATGGAGAGACAGGTCAGGATTTCTCTGAATCTCTAAAAATGGGATTATGTAACTAACTCACATTAGCACCTGTCAGCTGTGCATCTTGTATGGATGCACTGTGCACTCTGTTTCCCCTTTCTATCCCCTGGAAGAAGCAAACATGAATAATTTGTAAAGGTTGTTCCTGTGAAAGATGCCCTGACCAGTGAGAATACAGAAGCTTTTTACAGTGACAACTGTTCTCCATGATGAACTCTCTGCAGATTAACAtctgttcatttttgtttaatgagACACCCTTGTTAGTGTTAAATATGAAAGCGGGTGTTACAGCCTCAAGGAGGTACAAACCTTAATGGAGCCAACAAGATCCCATCCTAAGCAAATATGTTGGTGGTTGTGATTAAATTACaggatccccccccccacacacacacacactcactttattactgagagttagatgagaatattgataccactctcagaCATAAGCGGTATGGATTTTCTTATCTAACTGCAAGAAAGAGTAATAATTgtgtttcccaaaaatgtcaaaatattcctttaaagtACACCACATCTTATGGATCAGTGCAATAACTGATAGTCTTCATTTCCAATTTCACTGAAAATGTATGCAGTTATCACACGTATTGTCTCTATTAGGCACCAGTGATaacatatttgtgtttattcGGATTATGCAGGAGTGAGAAAACACAGAGATGGTACAGGATGCTGTATAACTGTTTGCAGAGGTGAAGCGTGTGCAGACTTTTGCTATTCGCTGTGTAATGGGCATGTAACCTACATAGGACATCCATCAGCTGTAGGCTTCTCTAACTAATGTAAGAATAGTCACCATACCAAAGAGGATTAATAAAACATaggtcaaatacatttttaaaaatgtgtctccCTTTGCAGTCGTTGCATACAGGTTACTGAGTGAGAAAAGTCATTACAGGCCTGCCTGAAGTGTAGTGAATGGGGTCTTTTTCTGAGGAATGATAACGTGATTACATCTGTTAATAATGACTGACTAATGGCTGTCCTCGTTTTTATTCTTCCTTCGTTTCATTCTCATGTCACACGAAAAGGACCTCGAAGTAGGTTGTGTTCGTCAGGGGGAACTTTTAATGGGCCACAGCCGCCCACCTTGAACATGTGAGAGTTAAATTAGTCATTGAGGCTGCAGGCAGGACAGAAAGATAGAGTTTCAGAAGGAGCTGTTAATCGATTTGTGTATTTCCGGTGACATCCAGCAAAGGTAATGTAACTACTGGTCTAAAGCCTCAGCATACCGTATGAAGAGTTTTTGAACACTTCCCATTATAATATGCATAAATATTGAATGGTGGATTAGCTTTGACTTGTCTTTTCTCCTCTGATCCAGCTTGCAAAGTCTTTCTGTCCAAAATACCTTATAATTCCATTCAGTCTCTTTGGGGAAATTGGATCAGCAAGTAGgcactgcagactctgacctAGGAAATCATTGCAGATCGGATTCAAACTCTGGACCTCtatgtcgaggcataaacctctcagtatatgtgcgccaactctacccactgaaccaacccggccacatatACCATGaatttttcattacttttttcttGACCAGACTTTTTCTGGCATTctatttgactttttaatgacttttttcgtcatgctatactatgactttttcatcacgtttttgacatactatgctatcacttttttatggttcttttcgacatactatactatcacttttttcaccacactatactatgagtttttatctcttttttgacatactataccat from Sander vitreus isolate 19-12246 chromosome 2, sanVit1, whole genome shotgun sequence includes the following:
- the LOC144529916 gene encoding D(1B) dopamine receptor-like; its protein translation is MPWKAVAEVAGYWPFGGFCKTWLACDIMCSTASILNLCLISVDRYWAISSPFLYERSMNKKVASVMIGVTWAVSLVISFVPVQLNWHRAEMGDPHGEDLTLLGVDGNCDSSLSRTYAISSSLISFYIPVAIMIVTYTRIYRIAQMQIRMISSLERAAEHAQSCRSNVPELCPHRFTKIGANSHQPHINLHPDSQRSNQSHRELRVSIRKETKVLKTLSIIMGVFVCCWLPFFVLNCALPFCTGPDDQRGPYCVSEKTFDVFVWIGWSNSSLNPVIYAFNTDFRDAFLRLLRCRGRGCCAVVSAAVETVMASNEAGNLKQESPLKQDVSCAMNTRGSEDSGNTTVTVFYHRATSLEQVTDTEESNDKDRLTQIPI